The following nucleotide sequence is from Psychroflexus torquis ATCC 700755.
AGTGCCACAACACAAATGAATTCTCAGGAGTTTTTAGAGGAGAACCAGGAAATACAACAAGAAAAACAAGACCATATTAATAGCTATTTGCAAATGCATCCAAATGCGATTTTAAAGAGTGAGAACACTCTCCTATGGGATGTCACAGACATTAACCCAATTTATATTGAGGATTATAATGCAGAAACAAGAAAAGCGACAAGGACAATATTTTTAGCTCCAAATGGTGGAAGCCCAGAACCCGATCATCCAGAATTGGTCATGAATGAAGGAAGAATGTTCGCCACGACAAACGATGATATTATTGTAACAGATGGTCCATTTTTCCGTTCTCCTTTTCAAGACAACTCTAATGTGACTTATTTTATACCAGAAGATTATTTTGTTGGTGAATACACGGTTGGACAAATATCAAAACAACAAAATGCTTTTGCTGGTTCAGCTGGTCCTGCTTTTTCAGAAGCTGAACAAACTGTTACTGTTGAACGTAATGGGACTCAAAGAATATTTACTTACACTTATTTCCCTGAAGTTTTTGCTAGTGAAATTACGATAACACTCGATTTAATTTGTGGTGAAGTTTTCGTAACAGGAACAGGAAGTAACTTATCTTGTGATACAAATATATCTTTTATTGGACAATCTACACCTGAAGTTCCGTCGACTTATAGTGTCGAAAATGACATAGAGATTTTATTAGATCTCATAGATTTCGAACCAGATGGAGGTTGTGGAACAGGTGGTTACCCAGTAACCTTAAAATTTACAAAACAAAATTTATCTAACACAAAATTTGAATCGAA
It contains:
- a CDS encoding T9SS type A sorting domain-containing protein, giving the protein MKNLITVFLLYISFSATTQMNSQEFLEENQEIQQEKQDHINSYLQMHPNAILKSENTLLWDVTDINPIYIEDYNAETRKATRTIFLAPNGGSPEPDHPELVMNEGRMFATTNDDIIVTDGPFFRSPFQDNSNVTYFIPEDYFVGEYTVGQISKQQNAFAGSAGPAFSEAEQTVTVERNGTQRIFTYTYFPEVFASEITITLDLICGEVFVTGTGSNLSCDTNISFIGQSTPEVPSTYSVENDIEILLDLIDFEPDGGCGTGGYPVTLKFTKQNLSNTKFESNSISFWPNPVDNNLNITAKDFGFSNDVSVSIYDIMGREILRVSDFNNPNALSVDVSSLSNGVYIVNLTDGQQTINKRIIKE